One region of Aeromicrobium sp. Sec7.5 genomic DNA includes:
- a CDS encoding thiamine-phosphate kinase — protein MNATGGATRDLTVETVSELGEFALVDRISRALSSTEVVVVGPGDDAAEITVDGNLIVSTDVLVDQRHFRRDWSTAHEVGRKAAASNLSDLNAMGGWATALTIGLALPGDLPVAWVDELVRGIVDECDSVGAAVVGGDVTASDVLTIAVTALGEAPRTVRRGDAEAGDQVAVAGVLGLAGAGFAALSRGFRSPRAAVEAHRVPSPPYGAGEEAADAGATAMIDVSDGLLGDLGHVARASGVQIDLSSELVPIEPAVITVAEALGRHPVSFVLTGGDDYALAATFPADATLPEGWDLIGTVLAVPEGDHPRVTVDGEPWDGSTGHEHFR, from the coding sequence ATGAACGCCACCGGAGGAGCAACCCGCGACCTCACCGTCGAGACGGTGTCCGAGCTGGGCGAGTTCGCGCTCGTCGACCGGATCAGCCGGGCGCTGAGCTCGACCGAGGTCGTCGTCGTCGGCCCTGGCGACGACGCCGCCGAGATCACTGTCGACGGCAACCTGATCGTCTCGACCGACGTGCTCGTCGACCAGCGGCACTTTCGTCGCGACTGGTCGACGGCCCACGAGGTGGGGCGCAAGGCGGCCGCGTCGAACCTGTCCGACCTGAACGCGATGGGCGGGTGGGCCACGGCCCTCACGATCGGCCTGGCCCTGCCGGGCGACCTGCCCGTCGCCTGGGTCGACGAGCTCGTGCGGGGCATCGTCGACGAGTGCGACTCGGTCGGTGCTGCTGTCGTGGGCGGCGACGTCACGGCGTCCGACGTGCTCACGATCGCCGTCACGGCCCTGGGTGAGGCGCCGCGCACGGTGCGCCGCGGCGACGCCGAGGCCGGCGACCAGGTCGCCGTCGCCGGCGTGCTCGGCCTGGCCGGCGCCGGATTCGCGGCACTCAGTCGAGGCTTCCGGTCGCCGCGGGCCGCGGTCGAGGCCCATCGCGTGCCCAGCCCGCCGTACGGCGCGGGCGAGGAGGCGGCCGACGCGGGAGCCACGGCCATGATCGATGTCAGCGACGGCCTCCTGGGCGACCTCGGGCACGTCGCCCGGGCCAGCGGTGTGCAGATCGACCTCAGCTCCGAGCTCGTGCCGATCGAACCGGCCGTGATCACGGTGGCCGAGGCACTGGGTCGCCATCCGGTCTCGTTCGTGCTGACCGGAGGCGACGACTACGCGCTCGCCGCCACGTTCCCCGCCGACGCCACCCTGCCCGAGGGCTGGGACCTCATCGGCACGGTCCTGGCCGTCCCCGAGGGCGACCACCCCCGGGTCACGGTCGACGGTGAGCCCTGGGACGGCTCCACCGGCCACGAGCACTTCCGGTAG
- a CDS encoding Lrp/AsnC family transcriptional regulator, with amino-acid sequence MTVQAYVLIQTEVGTAADVATAIAQIDGVISSQNVTGPYDVIALVEGPSMDELGTFVIGQVQKSPDITRTLTCSVVNP; translated from the coding sequence ATGACGGTTCAGGCCTACGTGCTGATCCAGACCGAGGTCGGCACGGCCGCCGACGTCGCCACGGCCATCGCCCAGATCGACGGAGTCATCTCCTCCCAGAACGTCACGGGCCCGTACGACGTCATCGCGCTGGTCGAGGGTCCCTCGATGGACGAGCTCGGCACGTTCGTCATCGGCCAGGTCCAGAAGTCGCCCGACATCACGCGCACCCTGACCTGCTCGGTCGTGAACCCCTGA
- a CDS encoding amidase has protein sequence MTSTTDRAHSFADDALGDLDAVGVAEAISAGRLSAAEAVDAAIARAETVEPRLNAIVTPDFDRARDTARSSATGVFGGVPTFIKDNTGVAGLPTGHGSAALLDPPRALADDPFTTQLLSTGAINLGKSSLPEFGFNATTEFQVAEPTRNPWHTDYSCGASSGGSAALVAAGVVPFAHANDGGGSIRIPAAACGLVGLKFTRGREVPDAQAGAMPVNIVSNGIVSRSVRDSAAFLAAVDRHTPNRALNRVGLVEGPSDRRLRVGLILSSLRSAPDDETRSAVLAIAERLEKDGHEVVEVPLPVDEAFVDHFLHYWAMLGFSMHRFGGRLLHAKYDRSLNDDLTKGLARDFLRRPWRTPGAIRALKRSESIYQQSFRDNAVDVVLSPVVGSTTPLLGHLSPAAGYEVMLPRLLDYAAYTPANNAAGGPAISLPLAQTSDGRPIGIHFSATHGDERTLLELAFELEQSMGFARITATT, from the coding sequence GATCGCGCGTGCCGAGACCGTCGAGCCGCGGCTCAACGCGATCGTGACGCCCGACTTCGACCGGGCGCGCGACACGGCCCGGTCGTCGGCGACCGGCGTCTTCGGCGGCGTCCCCACGTTCATCAAGGACAACACCGGGGTCGCCGGCCTGCCCACCGGGCACGGTTCCGCCGCGCTGCTCGACCCGCCGCGCGCCCTCGCCGACGATCCCTTCACGACACAGCTGCTGTCGACCGGGGCGATCAACCTCGGCAAGTCCTCGCTGCCCGAGTTCGGCTTCAACGCGACGACCGAGTTCCAGGTGGCCGAGCCGACACGGAACCCGTGGCACACCGACTACTCGTGCGGCGCCTCCTCGGGAGGATCGGCCGCGCTCGTGGCCGCCGGCGTGGTGCCGTTCGCCCACGCCAACGACGGAGGCGGCTCCATCCGGATCCCCGCCGCCGCGTGCGGGCTCGTGGGCCTGAAGTTCACCCGCGGCCGTGAGGTCCCCGACGCCCAGGCGGGCGCCATGCCGGTCAACATCGTGTCGAACGGCATCGTCAGCCGGAGCGTGCGCGACTCCGCCGCGTTCCTCGCGGCGGTCGACCGCCACACGCCCAACCGCGCCCTGAACCGGGTCGGTCTCGTCGAGGGCCCGTCGGACCGACGCCTCCGGGTCGGACTGATCCTGAGCTCGCTGCGTTCCGCGCCCGACGACGAGACCCGGTCCGCCGTCCTCGCCATCGCGGAACGGCTCGAGAAGGACGGCCACGAGGTCGTCGAGGTGCCGCTCCCGGTCGACGAGGCCTTCGTCGACCACTTCCTCCACTACTGGGCGATGCTCGGTTTCTCGATGCACCGCTTCGGCGGGCGCCTGCTGCACGCGAAGTACGACCGCAGCCTCAACGACGACCTGACGAAGGGCCTGGCCCGGGACTTCCTACGTCGCCCGTGGCGCACCCCCGGTGCGATCCGAGCCCTCAAGCGCTCGGAGTCGATCTACCAGCAGTCGTTCCGCGACAACGCCGTCGACGTCGTGCTCTCCCCGGTCGTCGGTTCCACGACGCCCCTGTTGGGCCACCTCTCCCCCGCAGCCGGCTACGAGGTCATGCTGCCGCGCCTGCTCGACTACGCGGCGTACACCCCGGCCAACAACGCGGCCGGGGGCCCCGCGATCAGCCTTCCCCTGGCCCAGACCTCGGACGGCCGGCCGATCGGCATCCACTTCTCCGCGACGCACGGCGACGAGCGCACCCTCCTGGAGCTGGCCTTCGAGCTCGAGCAGTCGATGGGATTCGCCCGCATCACCGCCACCACCTGA